The genomic interval TTTTATCTGGGAATCCCACTTGTGGTTCAGGTATGCTGCGGAAAAAAGAATCAAAGCAATGAAACCAAAGGATAAGAGGGAAGTAAAGAATATCGAGAAGAAGTATCGGTGAGGGTGTATTTTAATCATAGCTGTAAAAGTTGTCATGCAATATATACATAAGAAGTTTGTTACAGATTATACAGCATGTTTTGGTAAAATGGTGGCAAAGTTTAGCTATGAGTTACTTTTTATCCTGATTGACAGACACGGTATGTGTTTTCCCGTTGTTTAAAGGACTTTCTCCAGCAGCACAAACCTGCCTTTCCTGAACTGCACGTATCCCGCCCGGGTAAAGCCCCGCTTTTCGTACATGGCCACCGCTGTTTTGTTGGGTGGGAAGGCGTCCAGCCGCAATGCGGTGTAGCCGTTTTCCGCCGCGTGCTCCAGGGCAAAGGATATTATTCTTCCGGCTATTCCCTGTCCCTGGTATGCCGGCCGTACGGCCAGCCGGTGCAGGTAGAGGGGCCGGCCGGAATTGTGCTGCCAGTTCCCTGTTGTATACTCCGGGTCGCACGACTCATTCAGGGCCACATAGCCGGTAAGAACAGGGCCGTCAAAGCTGCCGAAACTCCAACCCTGCTCCAGATCTTCCCGAATATCCGAAAGGGCGGGGTAGACCTCGTCCCACTGGTCGATTCCGCGGGAAATCATGTCTTCTGTGGCTGTGCGAAAAAGGTCATGTGCCTGAGGGATGTCAATTTGAGTCAGGATGCGTATCATGCACCTAATGATACAGGTCGAATACGGTTAGTCAATACATGCGAATCTGCGATAGAGTTGGTCGTGCTTTCCCGATGGGAGGTATTTTTCTGGACGTACGCACCCGGCGATAATATCACGAATCTTCTGTAGATCGAAATCCGGAAAATGGTGGAGAAGCTGTACGGCTGCAGTGCCCAGAGAGGTGGCCTCTGCCGGTCCTGCAATTACCGTCTTGCCGGAAACATCGGCGGTAAGCTGATTTAATAGAGTGTTGCGGCTGCCTCCACCGATGATATGAATCACAGGAAAAATGCGGCCGGTTATTTTTTCGATATCGGATATGGTTTTTCTGTAATTGCAGGCCAGGGAGCTGTATACTCCCGCCAGAATTACGGAAAGATTGCGAGTTCCGGTCAGTTTTTCCAGTGTAAGAATCATGCTTTCCGGATGATAAAGATCTTCGTGGTTCGGATCAAAAAGAGGAATACCTGCATCTCCGGCAGTATGTGAACCGTGGATGAACATGTCGACAATCCTGTCCCAGCTACATTCCCTGTTTTCTCTGATCTCAAGTTCCCGCTTCACCTTCTGAAGTATGTGC from Marispirochaeta sp. carries:
- a CDS encoding GNAT family N-acetyltransferase, which gives rise to MIRILTQIDIPQAHDLFRTATEDMISRGIDQWDEVYPALSDIREDLEQGWSFGSFDGPVLTGYVALNESCDPEYTTGNWQHNSGRPLYLHRLAVRPAYQGQGIAGRIISFALEHAAENGYTALRLDAFPPNKTAVAMYEKRGFTRAGYVQFRKGRFVLLEKVL